The sequence GGGGATGATCACCACTAAAACGGTTTCTCATCTTTTGTCAGTTATCTGTTTTAGTTTATTGCCTCTCTTTAACAGGAATTTTTGAACCTCCTGATACTTTTCTCTGCTCACAATAGCTTTATGAATACCTTCCACTGGATTTTCAGTAAGCTTTGTTTTAATTAACCCAGTATAGATTGGATTGCTCAGAATATCCCGCAAACGTTCAACAGTTAGCTTTTTGAAGCCTTTATTTTGAAGGAGATATGTGATTTCAGCCAAAGTGAATGATCCAGATGCAGCTAAAAAAAATGCATGGGTTATAAATTTACTGTTTTGATCAGGTGATAATATGCATCTCTTATGCTTATTTGATCTGATGAACTTGTATCCTAGTGGTGGATGCCAACACCAAAACCCTTCTGATACTGTCCGTCGCATGCCAGCTGTTGATCTTTCCCTATTCATTTCTTGTTCTAATTGCATCTGCGCTAGTGAAAGTGACATATAGAATTGGCTCATAGCCGATGTCTCCATATGCTCTGAGACAGAAAGAATCTTAACATTCAATTTTGTACACAACTGCACGGTCATTGAATAGTCAACCATGCGTCTCATCAACCTATCAGTTTTCCAGACAATCAAGGCGTTGATGCTATTCCTCTTGTCAGCTATAAACTTCAACAACTCTTTAAGTGTGGTACCGTTGGTTTTAGCGCTTTCACCGTCCCCTTTGAATACACTAACAACTTCGTATCCATTTTTCATCGCGTATTTATAACATTTCTTGACCTGATGAAGCAGACTGGCGCTTCCGACAATTTTATTTGTCGAACAGCGGGCGAAAATTACAGCTCTGTTATTGGATTTCTCAACATTAGACATAGTTCCTCCCATCAATTAAATTTTTTGAATCTTGATCATTCAGATGCTTCCTTTTAAAGATCTCCTAAACCACTTCTTCGAAATTCTTTAATTGCTCGATTCGATCAGGCTTATAGCCTTGATCAACTAACATTTTGAATTCTCTGTTGCCTTTACTGAGTAGTTCAGATCTTGTCTCGATTAGATTGAATCCTCTAGCTTTGAACAACGAATCAGTGAATTTTATATTTTTTATCATTCCTCCTTGTAGAATGAACGCATCTAATTCATTTGAGATTATTTCTTAAATCATGCATTTAGTACTGTTTTAGTTCATGTTTATTTCGCTAGTAAATCACGAACATACACAGTGTTATTAATAATCACATCACTGGCAATAAATCATTGTATTACTAGTAGAAATCGTTAATTAATACCACTTCTGATTGTTTCTTATATATTGATTTTCTGTTACTACAGCACTTTGTATAATATACAATGAGTGCATTCCATTTGAGTACCACATTTTGAAATACTGTCAAATTTCCAAACCTAGTATCAGAAATTATCGCTGTAATTTTGTTCATTATTTCTTTCCTCCTTACTTCAAATTAACTTTCTGCATTTTGAATTTCACTATACATATAGCATAGCCAAATTTTTCTTTTGAAAAAACTGTGCTATATATTTTAGGGAGTTTGTTTTCATCGTGAATTTCATTGTTAATCAATACTTTTTCACCCTCAATTTTTTTAAAATAAATTGGTTCGCTGGTTACTGGATGCTCGAAGTCTAATCCGGAATGTAAAATCAGAAAACAAAAGTGTATCTCTAATCAGGGTAAGTGAAGAAAGTCATCATTAAAGCGCTTGGTCCTTCGAGGGTATCAATCAACTCAAAGTATACAAAGTCTGTTAAATAGGCCACTATTGGATTTCATCCCTCGATTTAACCCACCCAATATTTACTGAACGATGCGAAGATGCATATGGTTTAGATATCCGTTGATGGGAATAGCATATTACCCCTGATGCCAACTACAATCATCCTGATTTGGTTGTATCGAAAGAGGCAGCTAAACGTCATGATAAATACAGGGTTTTTAACACAGTCAATTAAACTGAAACGTTCAAAGTGCATAATTTAAAAAACAGACAAGTTAATCGCTGTTAGATAAATAGCTCATTTAACATTTGTTTAATTATTGTTGGTTTAATTAAAATACAGTTCACGTGTTGTGGTTAAGCCTTTTAAGTCTATTTGTAAAACATGTCATATTTACGGATTGGCAATTGATAATCAAAACCTACGAATTATACCCTTTTGCCCATACAGATTATCTCACTTCTTAATAGCCTCCCAACATGTCAACCGCAACGGAAACAGTTAAGTAAAGCTTGATTTTCGTATCGTAATATTGTATAATTAATTTAAGGGTGGAGAAATCCACCTGAGCGCCGATTTAAAAACCGCAACTTCGCCGGGGCGCTATAACAAGTACCGACTAAAGCGCGATATTTTTTTTGGGAGAAAATAAGGCATCGCGCCCCCTAGTCAAAGGAAGTTGCAGAAAGAAAGGGGGCATCATGAACAACTCACTGGGTAGAGTATTCCAAAGCGAAAGGACGAAAAAAGGATGGTCCAGGCATGACCTGGCAGTAATTCTCGGTTACAGCAACGTACTCAAAGGAGTCAACCGAATCACAAAGTTAGAGGAGCGCGGTGAAGCTCCTGAAGAATTCCTCAAGACCATGATCAGGGCTTTCGACATTCCGATTGAAAGCATCAACCAGGCTCTTAAGCTGGAAAAACGGATTTTCCTTGAATCACTGTTCATCAAGCCTCATTTTCTGATGAAGTTCATTCCTGGAGTCTATCTCACTGAAGACATACCTGATGGAGTATCTTTGCTCAGCATTTGCCGGAAAGCGAAAAAAATGGCTGCCAGGTTTCATCAACCTGTGCGAGTGTTCTTCAGGGACTTCACTGTGCTGTGGGTTTACCACGACAGGCAAAAGATAGAGAGAAGTGTAATCGACGGCCCTGAATGCATACCTGGGGCTGTCATAGGCAACAAGTTCTGCAGGTTCAATTTCAAGGTCGAGTCAGTTAAATCATGATATGGAGGTGAACTATGTATTGCCCTGGAAAAAGAGATGGACATATCTGCGGCAGAACTATCTATAAATGCAAGTATTGCGGAAATATCGGCTGCCAGAAGGTAGACAACAGAGTCTGTTCAAGCGTGCAGTTCCAGTATAGCCGTTGCCTGAGATGCGGGAAGCTAAACGCAGCTGTGATCTATAGATGAACAGGAGGTGGATCATGTGGCAGAGTCAGAAAATTTTCAAAAGGGATTGGTCTGACAAGCATCCGACATCCCAGAAACTGCTGTGTGCAAAGTGCGGCGTAATAAATGCATGGCTTGCCCATGAAATGAATAGAGGTTCTGATTTCAGTTATTTATGGAGAATACGCAAAATTTGCTGTGTATCAATTTCTATCTGACATGGCGCGAGAAAAATTTATCAGGAACAGAAGCATAAAGCCGGAATTAACCGAAAGGAGGTGACTGAACCATGAAAGCTAATGAAAGCAGACTCAGAAATCCTTCCAGTTCAAATCATCATGTACAATCAGATGACGGAGCTGATTTCTTTCTGATTTTTTGGGGTACAGCAGCATGCATTTTTATATATTCTGTCCAGATTTTTTACTGCAATGTTGAAGCCATAGCCACACTGATCATTCTGCTCCCTATTTTTAATCTGTTTTTCCTGATTATACAGGACAGGCTGCTGCCCCAGAAAAGCATTGTTTTTTTTGATGGCATTAAAATAAGGTCTGACAGATCCATGGAAAAATCTGCGGCAAAACTCGGGCTCTGCTTATTGATCTGCGATATACTGATTACAGTTGGGGTAAGTTATTTCTGGATCAACAGATATCTGGCTGAGGGTGCATACTGCGGCATCAAGGTTTTTAAATTAGGTGTTCCCCCTGATGTTTCCAAATGGGTGTCTTTCTTTTTCCTTGCCTGTATTGCAAATTTTGTAAGCTCTACATTTAATCCTGCTGCACAGGAAAACAATGAGTATGAAGTCATATACCAGAATATTGATTATTTGAATGGAGCGATTGATTTTCCGGCTTTAATGGGCCAGCTGAGCCCTCCTGATAAAGCAGCTGCAGCCATGGGCATCAATAATATACTCAGGCATTACTATCGCGAGATAATCTCAGAAAATCAGGCAGCACGACGGCAGATTGAGGTGCAGATAGTCCGTCTGATTGGATTATTTACAAAGAAAGAAAAAAAGAAGGAAAAAAAGAAAAATCCGCTGGATGAATGTTATGAAATCCTTGGTTGCACAAGGAATGATCCAGTAGATATCATTAAGAAGAGATACAGGCAGAAAGCTAAAACAAATCATCCTGATGTATTTATTGCCAAAGGGTTGGGCAATAATTCCGTCAAAGCCGCAAGCGAGAAATTCCGTCAAATAAACGAGGCTTACGAGAAAGTAAGGAAGGAAAGAAAATTTTGAATGTATTAAACTCTCTTCTTCTCTTGAACTGGAGCCTGTATTCTGCTATCCTATGGCTAACGGGTCGGTAGAATCCATCAGCTTATAATCTCCGTCATTGATCAAGAACAAGTACCTTGTTTGGCATTAGTAATGTCTTCGAGAACCTTTAGGAGGGAAGTATGAGTTTGGTTTTTAGGTTGTCACTGATATTCTTGTTAGTATTTTATTTTCCTCTTTTTGCAGATAATTTTCTGGCACCCCCCAATCCTGACGCCTATCCTGAATTTTACCATAGCGAGCTGAGAACTAAACGTGCTCCTTTGAAATTCCCTAATCATGCCCCGAAAATGAATGCCTTCGCATCCCAGGCCCCTCAGACAGGAGAATGCGTGATCCTGGTGGTGCCTTTCGGATTTACGGACAAGCTCATGACAGATACAATCATCCAGGATCTGAATCAGAAGGAAACTAGTTTTGTTGCTTACTATGACGCTGTTTCCCATGGCAAGCTGCAGGTCACATTTGTGAACGCCCCGATAGTCACTTCGTCCCACACGTATGCCTGGTATGCTGCGGATAGCGTAAGCAATACCGACGATTATAACGGCAATATCTATGAACTGGCCAGAGAGGCTATCGATAAACTCAAGGCACAAAGTTACAGCTTCAATAAAAGTCTGCTGGATAAAAACAATGATGGGATACTGGACCATCTGATGATCGTGCATTCAGGCAATGCCCAAGAAGCTACCCGGAATGCCAGCGACATCTGGTCTAACCGTTGGGAAATCCAGAATCCAAGCGGACCGCAAGGGGAGATAATTTCTACGGGTTTCAAAGCCCAGAATTACACCATGCAGGCGCAAAGCTCTCCGGTCGGAATTCTGTGCCATGAATTCGGGCATGACCTGGGCCTCCCTGACCTGTATAACACAACCAACGGGAATTCAGTTGTCGGCAGATGGTGCCTGATGGACGGAGGAGCCTGGAACGGAATAAGTACCAATGACGGCAGTAGTCCGGCTTATCTCAGCGCCTGGTGCAGGTATTTCCTGGGCTGGTGTGACCTGACAGACATCAGCGCCTGGGCTGGCAGTTTTTCGCTTACTCCGATCGAATCAACGACTGATCCTGTTTTCAGAGCTGCTATCACTGGTACAGAATATTTCCTGCTGGAAAACAGGCAGCAGACAGGTTACGACTCAGGCACCCCTGGAAAAGGGATGCTTGTCTGGCATGTTGACGAACAGATCCTGGCTACCCAGTGGGACAGCGGAATTAACAGTAATTCAAGCCACTACGGTATATCAATCGTCGAAGGTGACTGGACCAGCGGAAGCCACCTTGGAATGGGAGGGGACGAAGGCACTGCAGCCGACGTATTTCCAGGCAGCCTCAATAAAACAGTTTTCAACACTACGCTGCCCAGTTCAGGCGCTAACAGCTCCTCTTTCTATGCCATCAGCTCCTATGTTTCGCTCAGTTCCATCCAGACGAGCGGGTCGAGCATCAATTTCACCAACAATTACAGCGGCCCCAAAGCCATTGCAAGGATCACTCTGAATCCAGCTAGCGCCATAGTCAGTTACGGAGCCATATATAATCTTAGCGCAGTCACAATGACTGCAGTGTATTCCGATAGTACCACTGGAAATGTGGCTGGCACATGGAAAGTGAAATCGGGCAATGGTAGTTTGAGTGGGAACACATATACATCATCCACAAATGCTGAAACCGCAGTACTCACCTGTTCCTATAAAGAAACATCCAGTGGATACACAAAGATCTCTGATTTCAGTATCTCCCCTGGATTATCACTACTCTCCTCGATTACATTCAATCCAACCATTGAAACAGTCTCCACAGAAAGAATACTGAACCTTGAAAGTATTGAAGTAACCGTCCACTACATCTCTGGTTCGTCAAAGACCACGACCAGTGAACTCTGGAGCATCATTTCAGGCAGCGGA is a genomic window of Candidatus Wallbacteria bacterium containing:
- a CDS encoding recombinase family protein, producing the protein MSNVEKSNNRAVIFARCSTNKIVGSASLLHQVKKCYKYAMKNGYEVVSVFKGDGESAKTNGTTLKELLKFIADKRNSINALIVWKTDRLMRRMVDYSMTVQLCTKLNVKILSVSEHMETSAMSQFYMSLSLAQMQLEQEMNRERSTAGMRRTVSEGFWCWHPPLGYKFIRSNKHKRCILSPDQNSKFITHAFFLAASGSFTLAEITYLLQNKGFKKLTVERLRDILSNPIYTGLIKTKLTENPVEGIHKAIVSREKYQEVQKFLLKRGNKLKQITDKR
- a CDS encoding helix-turn-helix transcriptional regulator — its product is MNNSLGRVFQSERTKKGWSRHDLAVILGYSNVLKGVNRITKLEERGEAPEEFLKTMIRAFDIPIESINQALKLEKRIFLESLFIKPHFLMKFIPGVYLTEDIPDGVSLLSICRKAKKMAARFHQPVRVFFRDFTVLWVYHDRQKIERSVIDGPECIPGAVIGNKFCRFNFKVESVKS
- a CDS encoding J domain-containing protein, producing MSFFFLACIANFVSSTFNPAAQENNEYEVIYQNIDYLNGAIDFPALMGQLSPPDKAAAAMGINNILRHYYREIISENQAARRQIEVQIVRLIGLFTKKEKKKEKKKNPLDECYEILGCTRNDPVDIIKKRYRQKAKTNHPDVFIAKGLGNNSVKAASEKFRQINEAYEKVRKERKF